In Oryzias melastigma strain HK-1 linkage group LG18, ASM292280v2, whole genome shotgun sequence, one DNA window encodes the following:
- the LOC112156266 gene encoding uncharacterized protein LOC112156266, with protein MGADLTWIFWYKQTLGQRPEPISSFYAYGSILTFFDQFNNPRFSLDTKNQNHYLKISDLQLSDSATYYCAARHKNVLKFTEGVTVSVKGPGVTMKTSVDQSSSENIHTGDSVTLNCTVHTGSCDGEHRVYWFKDSEDSHPGLIYTHGGRNDQCERNKNTQTHSCVYELSMKNINESHAGIYYCAVVSCGHILFGNGTKLDLTAQDGKFPPLIYFLSGVLTSSLIFLTSYIIHKSCKSKGVRSGTNMEVRLTLWLITILYACCTKYIM; from the exons ATGGGTGCAGATTTAACATGGATCTTCTGGTACAAGCAAACATTAGGGCAAAGACCTGAACCCATCTCTAGTTTCTATGCTTATGGGTCAATATTGACCTTTTTTGATCAATTCAACAATCCACGCTTTAGTCTGGACACAAAAAACcaaaatcattatttaaagaTTTCAGATCTGCAACTTTCAGACTCAGCTACTTACTACTGTGCAGCACGacataaaaatgtccttaaatttACAGAGGGTGTTACAGTCAGTGTGAAAGGTCCAGGTGTAACCATGAAGACTTCAGTGGATCAGTCGTCCTCTGAGAACATCCACACAGGAGACTCTGTGACTCTGAACTGTACAGTACACACTGGGAGCTGTGATGGAGAACACAGAGTTTACTGGTTCAAAGACTCTGAAGACTCTCATCCAGGACTCATTTACACTCATGGAGGCAGGAATGATCAGTGTGAGAGAAacaagaacacacaaacacacagctgtgTCTATGAACTGTCTATGAAGAACATAAATGAGTCTCATGCTGGgatctactactgtgctgttgTGTCATGTGGACACATACTGTTTGGAAACGGGACCAAACTGGACCTCACAG CACAAGATGGAAAATTTCCTCCTCTCATATATTTCCTGAGTGGAGTTCTGACATCTTCACTGATCTTCCTCACATCTTACATAATACACAAGAGCTGCAAATCCAAAG GGGTGAGGTCAGGAACAAACATGGAGGTAAGACTCACCCTGTGGCTTATTACGATCTTGTATGCATGTTGCACAAAGTATATAATGTAA